A window from Caldivirga sp. encodes these proteins:
- a CDS encoding APC family permease — protein MESKRIALRRVLKSMELFALGYSDVSSTYYFSMGIIALYSGSSLPIVMLLGSIPLWIAGLTYAELGSAMPEAGGAYYYVRQELGRVPGFIAGWLLDFDQILMISYGAVGFSGYLSVLVEDLRVWPLNAIVSLLMIWVLAIINIIGIKPSARFNLALVAIDLTGILTLAILGAYSILHRMHYVSPSVSFAIPAIGLSYALRGYTGIDVIAQSAGEALLPGRSVPRSIVAICTLSTAVALIISIITSYAGLIPYISEHLNDPLGALAVGLFGHGLLSAYISFSIALVMLLSVNAGIVDYSRSIYSMSNDSLMPKQLAIVHPRFKTPYLSIITASSVASLFVLSNDVELIAGSYGIASVITYALAILALIRFKASNVAEGFSTPILRVSNLRIPVLALVGLPIFAMAIMLEVIYKPQYVLPVTLWLIVGFIILLSMRNFK, from the coding sequence ATGGAGAGTAAGCGTATTGCTCTTAGGAGGGTGCTTAAATCCATGGAATTGTTCGCATTAGGGTACTCTGACGTATCATCAACCTACTACTTCTCCATGGGTATTATTGCGCTTTACTCAGGATCATCATTACCAATAGTTATGTTGCTCGGCTCTATACCATTATGGATAGCTGGGTTAACTTACGCTGAACTGGGCAGCGCAATGCCGGAGGCTGGTGGTGCATACTACTATGTTAGGCAAGAGTTAGGTAGGGTTCCTGGTTTTATAGCTGGCTGGTTGCTTGACTTTGACCAAATCCTCATGATATCGTATGGTGCAGTCGGCTTCTCAGGTTACTTAAGTGTCTTAGTTGAGGACTTACGCGTGTGGCCACTTAATGCCATTGTGTCACTATTAATGATATGGGTATTGGCTATTATTAATATTATTGGCATAAAGCCATCAGCTAGATTCAACCTAGCATTAGTAGCTATTGACTTAACAGGTATATTAACATTAGCAATCCTTGGTGCATACTCAATACTCCACCGGATGCATTATGTATCTCCTAGTGTAAGTTTTGCTATACCTGCAATCGGTTTATCCTATGCATTAAGAGGCTATACGGGTATTGACGTTATTGCTCAATCAGCCGGTGAGGCGTTGTTGCCTGGACGTAGTGTACCAAGATCCATAGTGGCTATATGTACCTTATCCACTGCTGTTGCATTAATTATATCCATAATAACCTCGTATGCTGGTTTAATACCATACATTTCTGAGCACCTTAATGATCCATTAGGTGCATTAGCCGTTGGGTTATTTGGCCACGGGTTATTAAGCGCATATATCTCCTTCTCAATAGCTTTAGTTATGCTTCTAAGCGTTAACGCTGGTATTGTGGATTACTCAAGAAGCATCTACAGTATGAGTAATGATTCACTGATGCCTAAGCAACTAGCCATTGTTCATCCTAGGTTTAAAACACCATATTTATCCATTATTACAGCATCTTCAGTAGCTTCATTATTCGTGCTGAGTAATGATGTTGAGCTAATAGCTGGATCATATGGCATAGCATCAGTGATAACATATGCGTTAGCCATTTTAGCACTAATTAGGTTTAAGGCAAGTAATGTAGCTGAAGGCTTCTCAACACCAATATTAAGGGTAAGTAACTTGAGGATACCAGTATTAGCATTAGTTGGTTTACCCATATTCGCTATGGCCATTATGCTGGAAGTCATCTATAAGCCTCAATACGTGTTACCAGTCACCTTATGGCTAATAGTGGGTTTCATAATCCTTCTATCGATGAGGAATTTTAAGTGA
- a CDS encoding PaREP1 family protein — MQLAENFLREGEDLVDKDPIQASEKLYKAAEEAINAIAVSLNLDEAKNAEIQGRWTTVLLFDAVDSISMKLNLKEVRLWWGRAWFLHVEGFHEARLKPRHIKENVEYIKRIINLAKDIIKT, encoded by the coding sequence TTGCAGCTTGCTGAGAATTTTCTCAGGGAAGGCGAGGACCTAGTAGATAAGGATCCTATTCAAGCCAGTGAAAAGTTGTATAAGGCTGCCGAGGAAGCCATTAATGCAATTGCAGTATCCTTAAATCTAGATGAGGCTAAGAATGCTGAGATTCAGGGTAGGTGGACTACGGTACTGTTATTTGATGCCGTTGACTCAATAAGCATGAAGCTAAACCTTAAGGAAGTTAGGTTATGGTGGGGTCGTGCTTGGTTCCTACACGTTGAAGGTTTCCATGAGGCAAGACTAAAGCCAAGGCATATTAAGGAGAATGTAGAATACATTAAACGTATTATTAATTTAGCTAAAGATATTATAAAGACATAA
- a CDS encoding purine-nucleoside phosphorylase, protein MPIHLKVSKGDVAERVIVVGDPARARQLANMLKDSRIINENRGFLTYTGSYNGVKITVATHGIGAPSAAIVVEELVNMGARVIVRLGTAAALRSDIEPGAVLIPSGAGYNVGGIYAQYLGGSIVYPAVPNHEVLLKLVSKFMNSRLSFMIGPIYSSDAFYAEEDLPRVLGSRGILGVEMECAVLFLLGLIRGIKTGAVLVITNNLTEGRFGRFLEANELEPIINKVGAVILDALSEIT, encoded by the coding sequence ATGCCAATACACTTAAAGGTTAGTAAAGGTGACGTAGCTGAAAGGGTTATAGTAGTTGGTGATCCAGCTAGGGCTAGGCAATTAGCCAACATGCTTAAGGATTCAAGGATCATTAATGAGAATAGGGGGTTCTTGACCTACACTGGATCATACAATGGTGTTAAAATCACGGTGGCAACACATGGCATAGGGGCGCCTTCAGCAGCAATAGTAGTGGAGGAGTTAGTTAACATGGGGGCTAGGGTAATAGTGAGGCTTGGTACTGCTGCAGCATTGCGCAGTGATATTGAGCCTGGCGCAGTGTTAATACCAAGTGGTGCAGGCTATAATGTAGGTGGCATATATGCACAGTACCTAGGAGGCAGTATAGTATATCCAGCTGTGCCTAATCATGAGGTCCTACTTAAATTAGTAAGTAAGTTCATGAACTCAAGGTTAAGCTTCATGATTGGCCCAATCTACAGTAGTGATGCTTTCTACGCTGAGGAGGATTTACCTAGGGTACTTGGTTCAAGGGGGATACTTGGAGTCGAGATGGAGTGCGCTGTGTTGTTCCTACTGGGTTTAATAAGGGGAATTAAGACTGGTGCCGTTTTAGTAATTACCAATAATTTAACTGAGGGCAGGTTTGGCAGATTTCTAGAGGCTAATGAACTTGAACCTATTATTAATAAGGTCGGGGCGGTAATCTTGGATGCTTTAAGTGAAATCACTTAA